TAGAAAAATACTTCAATGTCTTAGACCTCTTTTatgaaatcaattttcaatCTTCTACGTTAAAAAAGTCTCactatatttctatgttaaaataGCAAACAGGCCAGTTTTTTATGTCCTGGTATAATAAATGGAAAATTCTGTTAAAGATGTTTTTGACGTTGAATGTaagattttaataaaagtttaaagtttgTTATCTATTTCAGTCTATGAAATGAATGAGCATTGCATTACATGTACCTTAGTACTGTAACATTTATTGGTAGATGATTtcctaatatatatacattttaaccATTTCTTTTCACagaaaaaatgttctaaaataatttacaatattcTTTGAATCACGAGAAGGTTAATGAAgcttttatatattaataaaatccaCAATGAATGTACTCTTTTTTAGTTCACTATACACGTCTTTGTAAACTTTGTTCAGAATAATCACCAACTATTCTGTCCAATGATTTATAGGTTTGAAAACTATATTTTCCCCAgtaagaagattttttcaaatcaactTTTAAACCCGGCTGTCGTGGTTTTTGTATCAAGAGTGTTGACACAGTATAACGCCGTTACTTCTTGTGATCAGGTGTACAATGTATGGAATTGTTTAAGTCTTcaattttacgtaaaaaaagatttttgaaaaataagttgTCGATGTGTCTTCTATCAAACTGGGCGAATTACCATTGCCTAAATTTAGAATTGTTGTTGTAGTtagatttatgattttataaacACTTAAACAATATATTCATCTCTTCCTTCTTGATGTAAAAGAGAGAGCCACAAAATGTACAGCTTTCAATGATTATGGGGAAAATGTTTTGTGAACTGAATTATTCTCcctttgtcttttttttaaacaaactaccCAGTGTAAAACATTGTCTAGGATTAAATATGGCTGTAAGGTGAAGTGTGTAAATTTTTCTGATGATTCAGttcatgaaattaaatttttctttaatgaaaGGTTCTCTAAGGATTTGACGATCAATAGcgttttttgaaaaagaaatgaaatgtaaattcGTTAAGGAAAAACACCTCCTGCATATGAGGCACGTAAAGTGACGGTATTAGAAGATTTGTGTATTATGATTCTGGTCAGGCAAGCTTCTCAGTTTATCCGTCTGTTGTAATTAAATGCACTATTTGTATCACAGATTTCAATTTATTAGCTTTTTTATACGGACCGTATTGAATGATGAAAAGAATGCTAGAATATGTTCCCTTTTTGATTTACGGATACCAATTACAATGTAATATgtaatatgaaatatgaaatattgtgcgtatacagaagctaaaatgttatatacatgtacatatatctgttatatatatacagaagCTGAGTTAGcccttttcagtactatcagtactttgattatcagTTGTCAAAACTCATATCGATGTCGTTTCCTTTCAGTCTTGTTACCTTGTAAGCTCCGAGAATGCATTTGTTGATTAAGTCCTGTAGCGCTTTACATAAACAAACAACAATCAGAACTTGACAAGTAGTTTTCTCCTTCGCTTTGATCGCATACTTACTCATTTGAAAAGAAGCAAATatcttttttcatattaaacagATTGAGGAGTCTACAGGAAAATCCCAAGGATGAtggaacaaacttaaatctgtcAGATACAGAACAGATATGGAAACATTTTGATCTACAAAGAACGGGAGTTATAGATGAGATAGGTGGAAACAGAAATGAACAAACTGTTTGTCTAACAGACAAAGAAAACACTAGCCTCGGAAACATTGctaatgtaaaatttatcacATTAAAACATTACTCTAGGACTATTTATATTGAACAAAGTTTTCGGTACGATTATACGTAGAAACCTACACAGTTCTATTCTTTCTTATTTGTGAATAGTAATTATTAGCTCACTTAATTGAACTGAAAGGTCAAGaaagctattctgatcacattttgtctgccgtccgtctgtctgtaaacttttcacattttcaacatcttgtCCAGAATGAgccaaattcaaccaaacttagcacaaagcatcctttgGCAAAAGggattcaaaattatgaaaattaaggatcaagCCCTTTTACAAGGgaagataattaggaattatatttaattgtgagaaattgtcaaaaatattCTGCTCAAGATCCATTcatccaggaaagctgaaactcatGTGAAAGTAACCTCAGGTAGTtttatattcaaagttgtgaaaataatgacccctgggggtagggcggggggccacaatggagaAGGGTCAAATATTTTCGTAgtaatataaagagtaaatcttaacAAATAGTTTTCTCAAGAAATACTAGTATTTGGCCAGGAAgtatcctgaggtagtgtagattcaaagttgtgaaaatcatgactcttGGGGGTAGGACGGGGGCCACAATTGGAGGGGGGGGTCGTCAAATTTTtgcaaaggaatatatagagtaaaccttaaaaatattctttttaagaGGTATTTGGCCacgaaagctgaaacttgtgtgaaagcgtcctcagatattgtagattcaaagtcGTGAAAATCTTGACTatcggggtagggtggggcaacaatgggggtGTGGATGGGTGGgttggtcgaagttttacataggaatagaatataaagagaattttttttagaaatcttttcagaaaccaatcagccaggaaagctgaaacttgtgcggAAGGATCGTCAGGttgtgaagattcaaatttattcaaatcatgatatCCGGGtgtaggatggggtcacaagAAGCGGGAGGAGGGGGTGACAATTTTTTACTTAAGGATATATAGAGCAAAATCTTAAAATCGTTTTCTTAAAAACCATTCGCTAAGGAAAACTGTAAATTTAGTTAAgatggtgtagattcaaattcgttAAAATCAAAAACTAGTAGGGTAGGGCCACGTTGGGGATCCAGTTGTACAATGGAAAACATTTTACTTATTCACCAAAACTGTAATGTTATAattatggttttacttatactagtatgcaagcattttgacatattgccaattcttttaaattgtttagactCTGGCCCCTGGGCGATTCTtaggcctcacaaggggttcagagttttaTGTAAGTTTATATTCCGTATATAAACAATTTCATGGGATCTTTttaagaactgcaatgctcaacatgtgatatgactataaaaccatcctgttagaaaatggacttgattataaacataagaatatccagggggaaaggactttttatttatacaggatcgaCACGCTGCACATGACGCATAATACCACATTGTCTAGATATATTGTATATGACTccatgaagctgattttatcatgcctattgtttctcaggtgagtgatgtggcccagaGACCTCTTGTTTATGGATATTCTcaatttaacttttatttaactttaaaggCTGCTTTGAGTCTATGCGCAGAAGAATTTAAAAACCAAAAGGAAAACCTATTAGCAGCCCTAACCGGAAAACCCGTGGTAAGTAATTTATTCTAGGAATGAACTGTTCGATAAAATTAGgctagtttttaaaaagtttattaacATAAGCGTTTGTACTGGTTCTAAATAAGTTTTTCGAAATTGCATTTAATACGTTATGATATGCTAATAAGAAACAAAATCTCTGTTGGCATTTAAATaggtttatttaaaattttggagATATAAAACTTTTACAGTATTAAGTAAAATTCTTAAATTGTATTATGTACAATTTAAGTAGTAGTCAATAAAATTCACAGACTACTGTTTCATTTTAGTGGAGGTGCATGGTTTACATGAATCATCTCAGTAGATTGAAATCATAGATTCAACAGAGTCCAGATGGTTTTTTTAGACAATGCTCGTGctaaatttatgtatttatttacaaaaggaACTGTCTTCAAATGAGTTGAAAGAACTAAGGAATGAAATCGAAACATTTCAACTGGAGCTGGAGTCTGACCTTGTTCCCTATCTCTTGGAGGTAACAAGAAAACTACTTTGCGATTTTTTTTGCTTAAGATATCCCACTCTTCAATGTTTTTGTCTCAAGAAATTCTAGAGAAGTATTtcgaagtatatcattgaaaatgTAGATGAAACATACTTTAAAATACAAAGATCAAacataatgggggggggggggggtgtcagtATTTATTCCTCTGAGTTACGGCCCATTTaattgacctttttgcacctaaaaagTAATTTCATCCTGATTAGGATTGGTTGTCAGTATTattgattaagcaaacttattttttcttcaaacttaatattgtttttaattgtgcacaatggtcacactagatagagggattacgaaaaaCGTTGGTACGAAGCTGCATAATTTTCATGTGACCTTTTGGCATTTAATATAGACATGttctataatagttacaatttgactttgagataaaaactttttgaatgtCGAGAAGTTTTAAGATTAATTTAGTTTGCCTAAATTTTTATTAagtatgtttttaaataataaaacatggaGGTCAGTGATGTCATAGTTTAGATAttacctttgaagccctatatctaaaatcattaaaagatttttgatTATGTTTGTTTAATCTTTTAGAATTTGTGCAAAAGTCTATCAGAGACCAACATATTGCCTTTAGTCATAACCAAAATCAAATCAGACtggattttgaaaataaatcaatcagAAGATATAAAACTCAAGGGATCGCGGTGTGAAAAGTATATGAAAGCATGCCTCAAAGTATGTTGGATCTTGGTTAAAGGTCAGCAGGAACCGGCAAAATTTGTCTGGGAGGTTAATggcaatgaaaaatcatttaaatgtttgacAACCTCTTGCAAAAAGCAAAAGAGCTGTGAACGACGAGTGTGTAGACCAGCGGTTTACAGAGAAAGTGACACAAGTGAagggaaatatacatgtatgtcatgtACCCCAGGTAATACCCCAGAGCGAAATGAGTCTGCAAAAAgcgataaaaaacaaaatagaaaaagtGCCCCTGTAAACACAACCGCGCAACATGATGCTGGAAAACAGAGGAAAAGCACCTCGTCCACCGCAGCTCCATTTACCAATCAACCTCAAAAGGGCCTAGATTTCTAAACACCTTACTAGGAATTCCATTTAtcacattttatatattatttagataataGTGTAATGTTgtgatgtacttttaaaaaaaataaatatatatatatatatatatatatatatatatatatatatatatatatatatatatatatatatatatatatatatatatattaatcatttatacaattaaacaaatttattaagtgtcaatcattttaattaatcaatattttgaccTTAATACTTTATACCTTcctatattatttagtttatgaataatatttcaattattttaattaatcgATATTTTGACCTTAATACTTTATACGTTCCTATATTATTTAGTTaatgaataatatgaaaatgaGGTTATGTTGGTTTGTTAATGCTGGAACAGTAAATCTCTATATAACATTGTttgttattatactttcatgttaaatactgaaatctgattggtttagacgcagttggtaatccgttctattaccctcagcgttagcaacacacttggcaacgggtaacacaaggaattgttacatgcgcgtaaattatgcgcgcacggttcgccgtagaattcagttcatttctatataaaagcagtaaaattttctttaaaaataaaacattcagtataataaaataaatagtgcctgtttgggagggtaactgttgaaattgacacccctcgaaaactattgtcaacttccgcttcgcgtcggttgacaatggttctctcggggtgtcaatttcaacagttaccctcccaaacaggcactatttatatactggtaCTCCGTTTTTGCTGTTTTTCCGTATTGTTTATAAAAGGCAATATCCCAACTTTAGTAAAATTTAAGGCATGCGAGTAGTTTTTGAGTTTAACaaatcaaaaaggtttattATACTAGTATCAATATGGCTTTGTGTTGAAATAGGTCGGGATCAAAATGTTGCTAAACTGTCATTTGGTTAAtctgaaaatgaaacaaataatattttttatttacttgtttcTGTTTGATCTGAGCTGTTAGTTTTGTATAGGTCTTTGCTTGTACCAGATAATAGTTTTCTGCAGATCTTGAACACGTGACTTTTATTAATCACATGACAGTTATTATAGATGATAAAATAATAGTTAAAAAACATTGttgaagtcaattttttttaaaccatttatcAGCTATAGTTATGTATTGAAGAAAATGCCAATTTATTTTGTGTCACcaaaaagaattattaaaaaaaaatatttcttttataagtGAGGTGACATATTTTTGTTAGGTGTATACTGTAACATGCCCTCATAGGAAGTACATAATTTAGGGGTTTAAAGATGTTAGTTTTAAAGATGTACAAAACCATAATTATATTCTAATTATTATTCTGTTGATGGTATTAAATAAATCCGAAGaatgttttccttttttgatGCTTAAAAACAGAAATTGTCTCACTAAGTCAGAATTGCAGAATGTGTTAGGAGTTGTTCCTATCATAATTTCTTCGTTGAATGTCAAGAAACTGGCCGGGAATTTTATATATGATAAAGCACATTCTAAGGTTGATGTACAagcattttaagaaaatttcgTTCATTATCTTTTAAGTGCCATCACACAGTATAAAAACTCCAAAATTTTAAGTTTgagttttatcattttttattgctatttgaaaaataaaccagTGTTGTAATTCATTCTTAAATTTATTTCCGTTCTTAAAATTATTGTATAAATTCTGTGAATAAATTccatctaattaattaatttgttgtcgtgaaaaatgaattatgcCAGAAAAAGGGGGCGatgtatttatatcaaaatatctccTTTGCAAGGCTGGAAAGGGGccacaaaatattatatgttgGAGaagatatcttaaaaattatgtgttaaaaaagcagaaaaaaaaatccctgacCAAAAATGATACACTGCAAAGTCCGGTTCTTTCTTACATGATAATAAATTTCTCTTTTCCAATGATTGGTTGTTCTCAACATGTTGCTATAAAACCATTAACATTCAGtaataccgtatatcaggttttatCCGCGTGTATCCAATTTCCGCTTTGTTCGCGACGATTTCCGAATCGCAGAAAATAAatcagcgtaaatttgatataaagattCGTTTTTGTACAGGTAACTAAAAGTACGATGAACTGTGTTCAGTTAGTTTACTTAGAGGTACAGATTGCGGGATCGGAGGACAAGCGCCATATGATAGATTTGTAAGCCTCGTTgcaattgtttatttaacaatCCATTGACAAGCTGATTAATTAAAACGGTCGCATTCCTTGCGTAAACCGATGTCTAATTATACCTGAGCCACTGGTACATGTAACGATACAtgatctatttatttttattatactttcatgttaaatactgaaatttgattggtttagacgcaattgataatccgttctattaccctcagcgttagcaacacacttagcaacgggtaatacaacgaattgttacatgcgcgttaattatgcgcgtacggttcgccgtggaattcacgtcatttctatataaaatcagtaaacaaaatctctaaaaaaaaaattaagacattcagtataataaaataaatagtgcctgtttgggaggataacagttgaaattgacacccctcgaaaaccattgtcaacttccgcttcgcgtcggttgacaattgtttcctcggggtgtcaatttcaactgttacccttccaaacaggcactatttatataatgactgTTTGCTTCTTAGAAAATAATTATCGGTAGTTATTTCATATTAAGGAAAACGTGTAAATGGATTCATTGTccgaatttttcattatattcatactttatttcccTCATATGAGGATTATTTCAGAACatacaattataaatacatgcaaCACCTATAATTATAAGACAAAGCATAAgagtatttacatatatactaataattaaaaaaaagggggagggggtcctACACGGGGTACGGGGCACACACATACACAGGTTATGCTGCTAACATTCGGTTAGGTTGAGGGTCCGATTGTAGCGTGCAGCAGTGTCTCTGATGTAACGAAAGTTAAATATACGAATTGCACGTAGATCTTTTTCTGACAACCATGTGAAATATTTCCCACCTAGAAGgaagaaaaatatatcatcCTCAGTCATGGCACACAGGTCCGCGGAGAGGTGATTATCAAAGGAGTTGGTGATTTGATCCCACCAGTATGTACGTAAGTCATTAGTAGAGGGGCAGGAACAAGCGATATGTTGAAAAACGTCTTACAAACATGGTGTTGCATAGTCTGCAGATAAAGGGAGTCTGTTCCGGAGGGCAAGCTATAAGCTTGCAGATAAATTTACAAAGAGAGATTTCGTATGAGTTGGACGGAATAGACCAGATGAAACTTGGGTTTTGGTTTTGGATAATGGATTTGAAACGGTAAAACTCATTGTCATTTATCATTCTAATGTTACGGTTTGTTTGGTGTAGCTTAGATACAGCAGATCTCACTATCTTTTTCCAAGTCTGTTTCGGTGAAAATGAGCAATCAAGAAGCCACGTTTGTAGGTATTCAGTAAGACTGTAAGTGGACAAAATATTGATGACATCCGGAATAAATCCTCGCTGTTTATTGGAAATGTTCTCCAGGAATGAAAATAGGCgtgttgaaaatattttcctGATATACGGTATATCTTCTCACTTTTAATATCctcaaatttttcaaacaaatctaATCTGGGCGATTTATCTTCTACGGATTGGCGTTATAAAGCTTGTTCTTTGCAAAATGATAATaaacttaaaatgtttaaagCTAACTTTTCCAAGCTTAGATCTATTATATCGCTGTATGAATTCTGTTGTGACTGTTCTATCAAGGTAGGTAGGTAGTGCCTATAAAAGATGTAAAATCTAATTACAATTCAAATGATAACTGAGGAATGGAATATGTTGTACAAGAAAACTGTgcatttatatcatattttacatttaaatttcgttttaaaataatcaacctactttttataaaacatgaaattcaatatttaatttgttcgtGGTTTTGCTTTATCTTATCACTCAATGTGTGTGTGACCGCCCTATACGATTTGCCTCGTGTGATAGATAATAAATCAATGAATCTATTGATTGAGACACATGCATTTGATCAATGACGAGAGCTTACTATCCCACAACGGAACGCGACCCTAGATAATCTGGAAGTGGATTCCATGGATATTACGAGATTCTTCCTGGTTTCTTTTCATTGGCTTGCTGGAGTTCCCATGGTTATTCTAA
The nucleotide sequence above comes from Magallana gigas chromosome 2, xbMagGiga1.1, whole genome shotgun sequence. Encoded proteins:
- the LOC109617557 gene encoding uncharacterized protein, with translation MVTLEQVLENFDSHDDSVMKRITDIITGLLANEKTKVERKVAQEEEQVKKLKERLRSLQENPKDDGTNLNLSDTEQIWKHFDLQRTGVIDEIGGNRNEQTVCLTDKENTSLGNIANAALSLCAEEFKNQKENLLAALTGKPVELSSNELKELRNEIETFQLELESDLVPYLLENLCKSLSETNILPLVITKIKSDWILKINQSEDIKLKGSRCEKYMKACLKVCWILVKGQQEPAKFVWEVNGNEKSFKCLTTSCKKQKSCERRVCRPAVYRESDTSEGKYTCMSCTPGNTPERNESAKSDKKQNRKSAPVNTTAQHDAGKQRKSTSSTAAPFTNQPQKGLDF